GTGGCGTTCGAGAAGCAGTCGGAGTCCAACGCGATGTGGGGGCTCTCGATCCTGCCGCCGTTCCAGATGCCGGTGGGCGCCGGCGCGGGCGGGTACTTCCCTCCCCACGTGCGCTCCTACATCCGCCGCTGCGGCGCGCCCGCGCACGTCGGGGCGATCGTCGCGGCGAAGGACCGGCGCAACGGGGCGCTCAACCCGTACGCGCACCTGCGCCAGGCCGGGATCACCGTGGAGTCCGTGTAGGCGTCGCAGATGCTGTGGGACCGATCCGCTACGACGAGACCTGCCCGTCCTCCGACGGCGCCTGCGCCATGGTGCTCGGCGACGAAGCCGCGGGGGACGCCGTGCCGGGCGGGGCCGCGTGGATCCACGCCACGGCGATGCGCACGGAGCCCACCACGTTCGCCGGCCGCAACCAGGTGAACCCGCAGGCCGGCCGTGATGCGGCCGCTGCGCTGTGGCGCGAGGCCGGGATCACCGATCCCCTGTCCGAAGTGGACGTCGCCGAGATCTACGCGCCGTTCTCGTGGTTCGAGCCGATGTGGCTGGAGAACCTCGGGTTCGTGCCGGAGGGCCAGGGCTGGAAAGTCACCGAGGCCGGCGACACGGCGCTGGGCGGCCGGCTGCCGGTGAACCCGTCGGGCGGGGTGCTGTCGTCGAACCCGATCGGCGCGTCGGGGATGCGGCGGTTCTCCGAGGCGGGCAAGCAGGTGATGGGCCGCTCCGGCGGCTACCAGGTCGACGGCGCGCGCGTAGCACTCGGCCATGCGTACGGCGGCGGCTCGCAGTACTTCAGCATGTGGGTGGTGGGCTCGGCCAAACCCGGCTCATGACCGGCGGCGCCCGCGCAGCGCGAACAACGTGCCGAGCGCCCCGAGCACCGCGCCGAGCGCGAGGGGACCGGCCGTGCGCTGGCGCGGCGCGACAACCGGCCGCAGCTCCGTGGGCGACGGCGGCGGGACCGGTTTCCGCGGCGCGTCGCGAGCGGTGGCCGTCCAGGCCGTGATGTACACGAGCATGCGCGCGATCAGGGAGATGAAGAACAGCAGACCGATCACGGACCCGAAGGCGACGCCCGAGGGCGACGCGCTGATCAGGTTCAGGTAGATGCCACCCGCCTGCTTCAGCAGCTCGAACCCCAGCGCCGCCGCCACCGCGCCGCGCATCGCGCTGCGCCAGCCGACGCGTTCGCGCGGCAGCCGCGTGAGCACCCAGAGGAACACCAGCCAGTCGGCCAGCAGCGCGAGCGGCACCGACGTCGCCGAGAGCACGGAGTGGCCCCAGCTGGTGTCGTCGACACCGACGAGTTTCAGCAGGTAGCGGCCCACGGCCGTGCCCGACACGGTGATGCCGAACGACACGATCAACGCGGCCGCGAGCCCCAGCAGCGCGAGCACGTCCATGAGGATCGTGCGCAGCAGCGGCCCGTCGGAGCGGTTCTGGCCGTACATCGCGGTGAGCGCGTCGCGCAGGGAGTTCATCCAGTTCCACCCGGAGTACAGCCCGACGACGAGACCCGCGACCCCGACACCGGTGCGTTGCTCCACGAACCCGGTCAGCAGATCCGACGCCTTCTCGCCGAGCGAGCCGGGCAGTGTGCCGGAGATGGCGTGCAGCATCTGGTCGAGCAGGTGTGGCTGCGTGGCCAGGACGAACCCCGCGGCCGACGACGCCAGCATCAGGATCGGCACCAGTGAGAGCAGGCTGAAGTACGTGATCGAGGCGACGTAGTGGTAGCCCCCGTACTCGAGGTACCGGTTGGTGGCCAGCGCGAGGTGGTCGAGCCAGCGGTACCGGGCACGCGCGCGGGCCCACCGGCCCGGCCCGGGCAGTTGAGGGTTCACGGTCACTGTCTACCCAGCCGCGGCCGGGTTTGTCGCACCGGACACACCGTTCAGGCCAGGACCACGGGTTTGTCGTGATCGTCGGGCGGCGGCGCGGCGTCGGTCGTCGCGAAGACCGTGGCGCCGAGGAAGTCGAGCTCGCAGCCGAGCGGGGTGAGGAATCCGGTATCGGCGGCATCGCGCCCGGTGGCGATGCGGAGCATCACGGGGCGCGGGGCGAGGCGAGTCGCGTCGAATACGAGCCAGCGCCCGCCGACGCCGGCCTCGAACACGGCATGGAAGTCCATGGGTTTGAGGCCGGGTGCATACACGGTGGTGAAGCGCGCGGGGATGCCCGCGGCCCGGCAGAGGGCGATGCAGGCGTGGGCGAAGTCGCGGCAGGCGCCTTCGCCGCCTTTCAGGGTGGTGGCGGCGTCTCGGCCTTCAGGGGTGGCGGGGACGTAGTCCAGCCGGTCGTGGACGTGGTCGGCGATGGCGCGGACGCGGGTGCGGTCGTCGTGGCCGGGTTTCAAGGCCGCCATGCGGTCGGACGGGCAGAAGCGGCTCGGGCGGGTGTAGCGCGCGAGGTCAGCGAGCGTGACGGGCTCGGCGGCGGCGCGGCAGAGCGTGCGTTCGCCGTGGTAGGTCACGCGGTGCTCGCCGGCGGGAAGGTCGTACATCTCGGCGCGCGTGCCGTGGTCGAGCTCGGCGGAGCGGGGGGCGCCGGCGGCGGAGACGGTGAGCTCGTCGGTGTCGGCGTGGACGGCGGCAACCGCGATCGCGGCGAGACCGGGCTTCGTCACCCGGACGCCGAACTCGACGTCGACCGTCACGCGTTGCGCCACCTGGCCATCATGCCGGTTTCGGGCGGATCGAGCCCGGTTCAGGCGCAGTCAGGCGTAGCGGACCGGGTAGTGCTTGATGCCGTTGAGCCAGCTGGAGCGCAGTCGCTGCGGGGGCGCGACCTCGGCGATGCCCGGCATGACGTCGGCGATCGCGGAGAAGATGAGGTCGATCTCGAGGCGGGCGAGGTTGGCACCGAGGCAGTAGTGCGAGCCGGTGCCGCCGAAGCCGACGTGGGGGCTTTCCTCGCGGAAGACGTCAAAGCGCTCCGGCTCGTCGAACACGTCGGGGTCGAAGTTGGCAGAGCTGTAGAACATGCCGACGCGATCGCCGTGGCGGATGTGCGCGCCGCCGAGCTCGGTGTCGCGCGTGGCAGTGCGCTGGAAGGCGACCACGGGCGTGGCCCAGCGGACGATCTCGTCGGGCGCGGTCTTGGGCTTTACCTCGCGGTAGCGCGCCCACTGGTCGGGGTGGTCGAGGAAGGCCTTCATGCCGTGGGTGATGGCGTTGCGCGTGGTCTCGTTGCCCGCCACGGCCAGCAGGATCACGAAGAAGCCGAACTCGTCGGAGCCGAGCGCTTCGCCGTCGACGTCGGCCTGCACGAGCTTGGTGACGATGTCGTCGACCGGGCAGCGGCGGCGTTCCTCGGCCATGTTCCAGGCATAGCCGACGAGCTCGGCGCTCGCGGTGAGGGGTTCGAGCTCGTACTCGGGGTCGTCGTAGGCCACCATCTGGTTGGACCAGTCGAAGATCTTCATGCGGTCCTCCTGCGGCACGCCGATGAGCTCGGCGATGGCCTGCAGGGGCAGCTCGCATGCGACGTCGGTGACGAAGTCGCCTTCGCCCTTGCTGCGCGCTTCGGCGACGATGCGCTCGGCGCGTTCGCGCAGGGTGTCTTCGAGCCTGGCGATGGACTTCGGGGTGAAGCCCTTCGCGACGATGCGGCGCAACTTCGTGTGCTGCGGGGCGTCCATGTTGAGCAGCACGAGGCGGTTGGCGTCGAGGTTCTCCGACGTCATCCGGTCGTCGAACCGGATGATGGCGGTTTTCTCCCACGACGAGTACAGCTGGCTGTCGCGGGAGACCTCCTTGACGTCGGCGTGGCGCGTGACGACCCAGTAGCCGTCGTCCCCGAAGCCGGCGGTGTTGCGGCGCTGCGGGTTCCACCACACGGGCGCCGTGCGCCGGAGCTCGGCGAACTCCTCCAGCGGCAGGCGGTTCGCGTAGAGGTCCGGGTCCGTGAAGTCGAAACCGGCGGGCAAAAGCGGAGCGGCCACGGCTGCCTCCTGCACGGGATCGGCGGTGAAACGCGCACTGCAACACGTTCTACGGATCATTGGAGCATACGGCGTTAACTTACGGAACCCCATTTGGTGATACCCGTTTACTTTACCGATTCCGCGCTGGTGACCGAGCGCTCAGTCGGTGAAGATCAAGATTGCCGGACAGCTGGGGGTTCTTGCGTCGAATGAGAACGCGTTCTGATTTTTACCGGGTGAACACTGTTAGCTCTTCCCATGAGCCGTGCTCGTCGCGGCGGTGCGCACGCCGATCGGCAAACGCGGCGGAGGGCTCTCTGGCCGACACCCCGCCGAACTGCTGGGCGCGGCGCACCTCGCGGTACTCGACCGCAGCGGCATCGACCCCGCCCTGGTCGAGCAGGTCATCGGCGGCGGGGCGGCGCCATGTCGACCGCGACGATCATCGAACGCCTCTGAAGCCCGGCGCGGATCGGCTTACTCTGAAGCGATGAAACTGACGGCGACCGTCCTCGGCGCGCCCGACCCGCGGGCGCTGGCGAAGTTCTACCAAGCGCTGCTGGGGTGGCCCCTCGGCGCGGACGAGCC
The sequence above is a segment of the Amycolatopsis sp. 2-15 genome. Coding sequences within it:
- a CDS encoding YhjD/YihY/BrkB family envelope integrity protein, with protein sequence MNPQLPGPGRWARARARYRWLDHLALATNRYLEYGGYHYVASITYFSLLSLVPILMLASSAAGFVLATQPHLLDQMLHAISGTLPGSLGEKASDLLTGFVEQRTGVGVAGLVVGLYSGWNWMNSLRDALTAMYGQNRSDGPLLRTILMDVLALLGLAAALIVSFGITVSGTAVGRYLLKLVGVDDTSWGHSVLSATSVPLALLADWLVFLWVLTRLPRERVGWRSAMRGAVAAALGFELLKQAGGIYLNLISASPSGVAFGSVIGLLFFISLIARMLVYITAWTATARDAPRKPVPPPSPTELRPVVAPRQRTAGPLALGAVLGALGTLFALRGRRRS
- a CDS encoding transglutaminase-like domain-containing protein — encoded protein: MAQRVTVDVEFGVRVTKPGLAAIAVAAVHADTDELTVSAAGAPRSAELDHGTRAEMYDLPAGEHRVTYHGERTLCRAAAEPVTLADLARYTRPSRFCPSDRMAALKPGHDDRTRVRAIADHVHDRLDYVPATPEGRDAATTLKGGEGACRDFAHACIALCRAAGIPARFTTVYAPGLKPMDFHAVFEAGVGGRWLVFDATRLAPRPVMLRIATGRDAADTGFLTPLGCELDFLGATVFATTDAAPPPDDHDKPVVLA
- a CDS encoding cytochrome P450, which gives rise to MAAPLLPAGFDFTDPDLYANRLPLEEFAELRRTAPVWWNPQRRNTAGFGDDGYWVVTRHADVKEVSRDSQLYSSWEKTAIIRFDDRMTSENLDANRLVLLNMDAPQHTKLRRIVAKGFTPKSIARLEDTLRERAERIVAEARSKGEGDFVTDVACELPLQAIAELIGVPQEDRMKIFDWSNQMVAYDDPEYELEPLTASAELVGYAWNMAEERRRCPVDDIVTKLVQADVDGEALGSDEFGFFVILLAVAGNETTRNAITHGMKAFLDHPDQWARYREVKPKTAPDEIVRWATPVVAFQRTATRDTELGGAHIRHGDRVGMFYSSANFDPDVFDEPERFDVFREESPHVGFGGTGSHYCLGANLARLEIDLIFSAIADVMPGIAEVAPPQRLRSSWLNGIKHYPVRYA